One region of Arthrobacter sp. StoSoilB22 genomic DNA includes:
- the ileS gene encoding isoleucine--tRNA ligase, which translates to MTHYPKASASSPGTHGVSASVKFPEIEERILKYWDEDGTFQASIDQRDAGKDGSNEFVFYDGPPFANGLPHYGHLLTGYAKDLVGRYQTQRGKRVERRFGWDTHGLPAELEAMKQLGMTDKTQIEAMGIDKFNDACRASVMKYANEWKAYVTRQARWVDFENDYKTLNVEYMESVLWAFKQLHEKGLTYNGYRVLPYCWKDETPLSNHELRMDDDVYKNRQDQTVTVTFPIKAGESELSKALEGVQALAWTTTPWTLPTNLALAVGPDISYAVLPAGPNGVKAASAEAPVTGSFLLAADLLGSYAKDLGYDDADAATAAVVSTHTGAELAGLEYEPLWNDFADAEKYGTQNAWRFLVADYVTTTDGTGIVHQAPAYGEDDQKVCEDAGIPVVLSVDEGAKFLPLFANGELASIVGLQVFDANKPITQVLRADGRLVRQASYEHSYPHCWRCRNPLIYRAVSSWYVEVTKFKDRMSELNQEINWIPGNVKDGQFGKWLDNARDWSISRNRYWGSPIPVWQSDDPEYPRTDVYGSLAEMEADFGRLPVNNEGQVDLHRPFIDELTRPNPDDPTGKSTMRRVEDVLDVWFDSGSMPYGQVHYPFQNEEWFDTHNPADFIVEYIGQTRGWFYMLHILSTALFDRPAFRNVISHGIVLGSDGQKMSKSLRNYPDVSEVLDRDGSDAMRWFLMSSPILRGGNLVVTEQGIRDGVRQVILPLWNVYSFFTLYTNAANGGSGYEAKLRYDGYADTLDQYLLANTGDLVRNITTSLDAYDISGACDELRSYLDMLTNWYVRRSRQRFFDENVDAFDALYTALEAVCRVSASLLPLVTEEIWRGLTGGRSVHLADWPDAALFPSNPELVEAMDRVQQICSTGSSLRKAANLRVRLPLQELTVVAPGADALEGFAAVVADELNLRSVRLLDAATASPEEFGIEQKLVVNARAAGPRLGKNVQQAIKGSKSGDWSVSDAGVVVAGGLELEPQEYTLETVVAEAADGGAAAKKAVAVLPGGGFVVLNTEVTAELAAEGLARDMVRAIQQARKDAGLNVSDRIRTSVEAGQDVVDALEANSELVKTETLTLELEVLLASVDEPQVTVAKAGA; encoded by the coding sequence ATGACCCACTACCCCAAGGCCTCAGCGTCTTCGCCCGGCACGCACGGCGTGTCCGCTTCCGTGAAATTCCCGGAAATCGAAGAGCGCATCCTCAAATACTGGGACGAAGACGGCACCTTCCAGGCCAGCATCGACCAACGCGATGCGGGCAAGGACGGCAGCAACGAGTTCGTCTTCTACGATGGCCCTCCCTTCGCCAACGGCCTTCCGCACTACGGCCACCTCCTCACCGGCTACGCCAAGGACCTCGTAGGCCGCTACCAGACCCAGCGCGGCAAGCGGGTTGAGCGACGCTTCGGCTGGGACACTCACGGACTTCCGGCAGAGCTCGAAGCCATGAAGCAGCTGGGCATGACGGACAAGACCCAGATCGAAGCCATGGGCATCGACAAATTCAACGACGCCTGCCGCGCCTCCGTGATGAAGTACGCCAACGAGTGGAAGGCCTACGTCACCCGCCAGGCCCGTTGGGTGGACTTCGAGAACGACTACAAGACCCTCAACGTGGAGTACATGGAGTCCGTGCTCTGGGCCTTCAAGCAACTGCACGAGAAGGGCCTGACCTACAACGGCTACCGCGTACTGCCGTATTGCTGGAAGGACGAGACCCCTCTGTCCAACCACGAACTCCGCATGGACGACGACGTCTACAAGAACCGCCAGGACCAGACGGTCACCGTGACGTTCCCCATTAAGGCGGGGGAGTCGGAGCTTTCCAAGGCCCTCGAAGGCGTGCAGGCGCTCGCATGGACCACCACGCCCTGGACATTGCCCACCAACCTGGCGCTCGCCGTCGGGCCTGACATCTCTTACGCTGTCCTGCCCGCAGGACCCAACGGCGTCAAGGCTGCTTCCGCTGAGGCACCGGTCACGGGCAGCTTCCTGCTCGCGGCTGACCTGCTGGGGTCCTACGCCAAGGATTTGGGGTACGACGACGCCGATGCCGCAACTGCCGCTGTGGTGTCCACCCACACGGGTGCCGAGCTGGCGGGCTTGGAGTACGAACCGCTCTGGAACGACTTCGCTGATGCTGAAAAGTACGGCACGCAGAATGCTTGGCGCTTCCTCGTGGCCGATTACGTCACCACCACCGACGGTACGGGCATCGTCCACCAGGCTCCGGCCTATGGCGAGGATGACCAGAAGGTCTGTGAAGACGCAGGGATCCCCGTGGTCCTGTCCGTGGACGAGGGTGCCAAGTTCCTGCCGTTGTTCGCCAATGGCGAGCTTGCTTCGATCGTCGGTCTTCAGGTTTTCGATGCCAACAAGCCCATCACCCAGGTGCTCCGCGCCGATGGCCGCTTGGTCCGCCAGGCCAGCTACGAGCACAGCTACCCGCACTGCTGGCGCTGCCGGAACCCGCTGATCTACCGTGCTGTGTCCTCCTGGTACGTGGAGGTCACCAAGTTCAAGGACCGCATGTCCGAGCTGAACCAGGAGATCAACTGGATCCCCGGCAACGTCAAGGACGGCCAGTTCGGTAAGTGGTTGGACAACGCCCGCGACTGGTCCATCAGCCGTAACCGCTACTGGGGTTCGCCCATCCCGGTGTGGCAGTCGGACGACCCCGAGTACCCGCGCACGGACGTTTACGGTTCGCTGGCCGAGATGGAAGCCGACTTCGGCCGTCTGCCCGTCAACAACGAAGGACAGGTGGACCTGCACCGCCCGTTCATCGATGAGCTGACGCGTCCCAACCCGGACGACCCCACAGGCAAGTCCACCATGCGCCGTGTGGAAGACGTGTTGGATGTCTGGTTCGACTCCGGTTCCATGCCCTACGGACAGGTCCACTACCCGTTCCAGAACGAGGAGTGGTTCGACACCCACAACCCCGCGGACTTCATCGTGGAGTACATCGGCCAGACCCGTGGCTGGTTCTACATGCTCCACATCCTGTCCACTGCATTGTTCGACAGGCCGGCGTTCCGCAACGTGATCAGCCACGGCATCGTGCTGGGCTCCGATGGGCAGAAGATGTCCAAGAGCCTGCGCAACTACCCGGACGTGTCCGAGGTCCTGGACCGCGACGGTTCCGATGCCATGCGCTGGTTCCTCATGTCCAGCCCCATCCTCCGCGGCGGCAATCTGGTGGTCACCGAGCAAGGCATCCGCGACGGCGTGCGTCAGGTCATCCTGCCGTTGTGGAATGTGTACAGCTTCTTCACGCTGTACACGAATGCCGCGAACGGTGGTTCCGGCTACGAAGCCAAGCTCCGCTATGACGGCTACGCCGACACGCTGGATCAGTACCTCCTGGCCAATACCGGAGACTTGGTCCGCAACATCACTACCAGCTTGGACGCGTACGACATCTCCGGTGCTTGCGATGAGCTGCGCAGCTACTTGGACATGCTCACCAACTGGTACGTCCGCCGCAGCCGCCAGCGCTTCTTCGACGAGAACGTTGATGCCTTCGATGCCCTGTACACAGCTCTTGAAGCGGTGTGCCGTGTCTCTGCTTCCTTGCTGCCCTTGGTCACGGAAGAGATCTGGCGCGGACTGACGGGTGGCCGTTCCGTGCACTTGGCGGACTGGCCGGACGCTGCGCTGTTCCCGTCCAACCCTGAACTGGTTGAAGCAATGGATCGGGTCCAGCAGATCTGTTCCACCGGTTCCAGCTTGCGCAAGGCTGCGAACCTGCGCGTTCGCCTGCCGCTGCAGGAACTGACTGTGGTGGCACCCGGTGCGGATGCGCTGGAAGGCTTCGCCGCCGTCGTCGCTGATGAACTGAACCTCCGGTCGGTCCGTTTGCTCGACGCCGCTACTGCGTCACCGGAGGAGTTCGGGATTGAGCAGAAGCTCGTGGTGAATGCCCGGGCTGCTGGCCCGCGCCTTGGAAAGAATGTGCAGCAGGCCATCAAGGGCTCGAAGTCCGGTGACTGGTCCGTCAGTGATGCTGGGGTGGTGGTGGCTGGTGGACTGGAGCTCGAGCCGCAGGAATACACGCTGGAAACCGTGGTGGCAGAAGCGGCCGACGGCGGTGCTGCCGCCAAGAAGGCAGTCGCGGTGCTGCCCGGCGGCGGCTTCGTGGTCCTGAACACCGAGGTCACTGCTGAACTTGCAGCCGAGGGGCTGGCTCGTGACATGGTCCGCGCCATCCAGCAGGCCCGCAAGGATGCCGGGCTCAACGTGAGCGACCGCATCCGCACTTCCGTGGAGGCCGGGCAGGACGTGGTGGATGCCTTGGAAGCCAACTCGGAGCTCGTCAAGACCGAAACGTTGACGTTGGAACTGGAAGTCCTGTTGGCCAGTGTCGACGAACCGCAGGTCACGGTCGCAAAGGCAGGTGCCTGA
- the valS gene encoding valine--tRNA ligase produces MAESTQGTDTPATAPINVPDKPALEGLEAALTQRWLEEGTYKFNPDTTREQVYSIDTPPPTASGSLHVGHMFSFTQTDVQARYMRMTGKNVFYPMGWDDNGLPTERRVQNYYGVRCDPAIPYKADYTPPAQPAKNQRDFDIVSRQNFIELCEELAVEDEKVFENLFQTLGLSVDWDLTYRTIDDTSRAVSQRAFLANLSAGDAYMAEAPTLWDVTFRTAVAQAELEDREVAGAYYRYPFFTEDGEKIFIETTRPELLAACAALVANPDDERYQPLFGKTVTSPLFDVELEVKAHPLAKADKGSGIAMVCTFGDLTDVTWWRELQLPTRAIMGRDGRIIAEAPEWITTEAGKEAYAAIAGKTAFSAKEAVVELLKAADLLDGEPKKITHPVNFFEKGDKPLEVVTSRQWYIRNGGRDEERRERLIGRGQEITFHPAFMRSRYENWIAGLNGDWLVSRQRFFGVPIPVWYPLDAQGNPDYDNPILPSDQMLPVDPAADAAPGFEESQRDQPNGFTGDADVLDTWATSSLTPQIVGGWSRDEDLFSKVYPFDLRPQGHDIIRTWLFSSAVRADALQKSAPWKHAAISGWILDPDRKKMSKSKGNVVVPTDVLNEYGSDAVRYWAASAKLGADTAYEIAQMKIGRRLAIKLLNASKFVLNLGATENSVVSSDLSVLTNPLDRALLAQLSDVVAQSTKAFENYDYSRALQITESFFWQFTDDYVELIKDRAYGAAGETEQASVLAALATTLDSLLRLFAPFLPFATEEVWGWWRTGSVHRAQWPAALEITDGDTTMLGTVGVALSGIRKAKSEAKVKQRTEVLSASITASEVLVAQLKAGLSDLKAAANAQEITLQSGEGDLKVSDVVLAPVEEQPAS; encoded by the coding sequence ATGGCTGAATCAACGCAGGGTACAGACACGCCCGCCACCGCCCCCATCAACGTTCCCGACAAGCCGGCCCTTGAAGGCCTTGAGGCTGCCTTGACGCAGCGCTGGCTCGAAGAAGGAACCTACAAGTTCAACCCGGACACCACCCGGGAGCAGGTCTACTCGATCGACACTCCCCCGCCCACGGCGTCCGGCTCGCTCCACGTGGGCCACATGTTCTCCTTCACCCAGACTGACGTCCAGGCCCGCTACATGCGCATGACCGGCAAGAACGTCTTCTACCCCATGGGCTGGGACGACAACGGACTGCCCACCGAGCGCCGCGTCCAGAACTACTACGGTGTGCGTTGCGATCCCGCCATCCCCTACAAGGCCGATTACACGCCCCCGGCACAACCGGCCAAGAACCAACGCGATTTCGACATCGTATCGCGCCAGAACTTCATCGAACTGTGCGAGGAACTCGCCGTTGAGGACGAGAAAGTCTTCGAGAACCTGTTCCAGACCCTCGGCCTTTCGGTGGACTGGGATCTGACGTACCGCACCATTGACGACACCTCCCGTGCCGTGTCCCAGCGCGCCTTCCTTGCCAACCTGTCCGCCGGTGACGCCTACATGGCCGAAGCCCCCACACTGTGGGACGTGACATTCCGCACCGCGGTGGCACAGGCCGAACTTGAGGACCGCGAAGTTGCCGGCGCCTACTACCGCTACCCGTTCTTCACCGAAGACGGCGAAAAGATCTTCATCGAAACCACGCGCCCGGAACTACTCGCGGCGTGCGCGGCTCTGGTGGCAAACCCCGACGACGAGCGGTACCAGCCGCTGTTCGGCAAGACCGTCACGTCCCCCCTGTTCGATGTGGAGCTCGAGGTCAAGGCCCACCCCCTCGCCAAGGCGGACAAGGGCTCGGGTATCGCCATGGTTTGTACCTTCGGTGACCTGACCGACGTCACCTGGTGGCGTGAACTTCAGCTGCCTACCCGCGCCATCATGGGCCGCGACGGCCGCATCATTGCCGAAGCCCCGGAGTGGATCACCACCGAGGCCGGCAAGGAAGCTTACGCCGCGATCGCCGGCAAGACTGCCTTCTCCGCCAAGGAAGCCGTGGTTGAACTGCTCAAGGCAGCGGACCTGCTTGATGGCGAACCCAAGAAGATCACCCACCCGGTGAACTTCTTCGAAAAGGGCGACAAGCCCCTGGAAGTTGTGACCTCCCGGCAGTGGTACATCCGCAACGGTGGGCGCGACGAAGAACGCCGCGAACGCCTGATCGGCCGGGGTCAGGAAATCACCTTCCACCCCGCGTTCATGCGCTCACGCTATGAGAACTGGATCGCCGGCCTGAACGGCGACTGGCTCGTATCCCGCCAGCGCTTCTTCGGTGTGCCCATTCCCGTCTGGTATCCCTTGGATGCCCAGGGAAACCCAGACTACGACAACCCCATCCTGCCTTCGGACCAGATGCTCCCCGTGGACCCTGCCGCTGATGCCGCACCTGGTTTTGAGGAATCACAGCGCGATCAGCCCAACGGCTTCACCGGCGACGCCGACGTGCTGGATACCTGGGCAACGTCCTCCCTGACCCCGCAGATTGTGGGTGGCTGGAGCCGCGACGAGGACCTGTTCTCCAAGGTCTACCCCTTCGACCTCCGTCCGCAGGGACACGACATCATCCGCACCTGGCTGTTCTCCTCTGCCGTTCGCGCGGATGCCCTGCAGAAGAGCGCCCCGTGGAAGCACGCGGCCATCTCCGGCTGGATCCTTGACCCGGACCGGAAGAAAATGTCCAAGTCCAAGGGCAACGTGGTGGTGCCCACGGATGTGCTGAACGAGTACGGTTCGGATGCCGTGCGCTACTGGGCAGCTTCGGCCAAGCTTGGTGCGGACACGGCCTACGAAATCGCCCAAATGAAGATCGGCCGCCGCCTGGCCATCAAGCTGTTGAACGCTTCGAAGTTCGTACTGAACCTCGGTGCTACTGAGAACTCGGTGGTGTCCAGCGACCTCTCCGTGCTGACCAACCCGTTGGACCGTGCGCTGCTCGCTCAACTGTCCGACGTCGTTGCCCAATCCACCAAGGCATTCGAGAACTACGACTACTCCCGTGCACTCCAGATCACCGAGTCCTTCTTCTGGCAGTTCACGGACGACTACGTGGAGCTCATCAAGGACCGTGCCTACGGTGCCGCTGGCGAAACCGAGCAGGCATCCGTCCTGGCCGCCTTGGCCACAACGCTTGACTCCCTGCTGCGCCTGTTCGCACCGTTCCTGCCCTTCGCCACCGAAGAGGTCTGGGGCTGGTGGCGCACCGGATCAGTTCACCGCGCACAGTGGCCGGCAGCCTTGGAGATCACCGATGGTGACACCACCATGCTCGGCACCGTGGGCGTAGCACTCAGCGGTATCCGCAAGGCAAAGTCCGAGGCCAAGGTCAAGCAGCGCACCGAGGTGCTTTCGGCATCCATTACCGCTTCGGAAGTGCTGGTAGCCCAGTTGAAGGCCGGCCTGAGTGACTTGAAGGCAGCCGCGAACGCACAGGAGATCACTCTTCAGTCCGGCGAAGGCGACCTGAAAGTCAGCGATGTTGTCCTGGCACCTGTCGAGGAGCAGCCCGCGTCGTAG
- a CDS encoding endonuclease/exonuclease/phosphatase family protein: MTHPSPAPPATRPARRQPSVAWSVLALLMVMPVAGVSMFRAIPVEWPLIVVQLLSFTPWMVLPAAFAVALAVVGRRLWVIFTTTALLAVQLLWLFPLDAGKPEALPAGTASVPVEVMSLNSEYGEADAASIVRLVRENGIQLLAIQEHTQGLEDRLQSEGLDQLLSNRLSEPSEDASGGAVYSVFPLEAMGLLPDTPFRMDVTRVLVTDAGAGTTATLNLTNVHALPPVDERIGQWRSDLDKVARQASRPGRHLLMGDYNATYDHSEFRAMLDTALGRQGTLAGQQGGTKLVDVGTASGGRLSPTWPMEGLPLPGIVIDHMVTSPGISSSDYSVHQVPGSDHAAIMARLIIPAD; this comes from the coding sequence ATGACGCACCCATCCCCCGCCCCTCCAGCAACCAGACCGGCTCGACGCCAGCCTTCGGTGGCATGGTCCGTGCTGGCTCTGCTGATGGTGATGCCGGTGGCGGGGGTATCAATGTTCCGGGCAATCCCTGTGGAATGGCCCCTCATCGTGGTGCAATTACTGTCCTTCACACCTTGGATGGTGCTTCCGGCAGCGTTTGCCGTGGCGCTTGCTGTGGTGGGGCGCAGGCTTTGGGTCATCTTCACGACGACGGCGCTGTTGGCAGTCCAGCTGTTGTGGCTGTTCCCATTGGACGCTGGAAAGCCGGAAGCATTACCTGCAGGGACTGCATCCGTCCCGGTGGAAGTGATGAGCCTGAACTCTGAATACGGGGAAGCGGATGCCGCGAGCATCGTGCGGCTTGTCCGTGAGAACGGCATTCAACTGCTGGCTATCCAGGAACACACTCAGGGACTTGAGGACCGCCTGCAGTCCGAGGGCTTGGATCAACTGCTGTCCAACCGGCTCAGTGAGCCCAGTGAGGACGCCTCCGGTGGGGCCGTGTATTCGGTGTTTCCACTCGAGGCCATGGGACTTTTGCCTGATACCCCGTTCCGGATGGACGTCACGCGGGTACTGGTCACGGATGCGGGGGCCGGTACAACGGCCACCTTGAACCTCACCAATGTCCACGCCCTTCCGCCCGTTGATGAGCGAATCGGTCAGTGGCGAAGCGACTTGGACAAAGTGGCCCGCCAAGCATCCCGCCCAGGACGTCACCTGCTGATGGGCGACTACAACGCCACGTACGATCACTCCGAGTTCCGGGCCATGCTGGATACTGCACTGGGTCGGCAAGGAACCCTGGCAGGTCAACAGGGAGGCACGAAGCTAGTTGACGTCGGAACAGCCTCCGGGGGACGGCTTTCTCCCACATGGCCCATGGAAGGGTTACCGCTTCCGGGCATCGTGATCGACCATATGGTCACCTCGCCCGGAATCAGCAGCAGCGACTACTCCGTCCACCAGGTTCCCGGGAGCGATCACGCAGCCATCATGGCCCGGCTGATCATTCCGGCCGATTAG
- a CDS encoding SDR family oxidoreductase: protein MTLPAHSTPSGQNPRNNKTAVVTGASTGIGEATVKALVSAGWKVFAVARRADRLDALSAGTGAVPFPADITNDDDVAALLAAVTEAGGADTLINIAGGARGADTIANADTEDWDWMYQVNVLGTMKITRAFLPMLREHGEGTVLNLTSTAGLSAYEGGAGYNAAKFAQHAMTNALRLEEVGNNVRVIEVAPGLVQTEEFALNRLGDKDAAAKVYAGVEKPLTADDVADVVNYAVSLPHHINLDQIVVRPVAQAANHKLVRKEG from the coding sequence ATGACTTTGCCAGCGCACAGCACGCCTTCCGGACAGAACCCAAGGAACAACAAGACGGCGGTGGTCACCGGTGCCAGCACCGGCATTGGCGAGGCCACAGTGAAGGCGCTCGTATCCGCCGGATGGAAGGTCTTCGCCGTGGCGCGCCGGGCGGACAGGCTCGACGCCTTGAGCGCGGGCACTGGCGCCGTGCCGTTTCCCGCCGACATCACCAACGACGACGACGTCGCCGCCTTGCTCGCGGCCGTCACCGAGGCCGGAGGTGCTGACACCCTCATCAACATCGCCGGCGGCGCACGCGGCGCTGACACCATCGCCAACGCTGACACCGAAGATTGGGATTGGATGTATCAGGTCAATGTCCTGGGCACCATGAAGATCACCCGCGCCTTCCTGCCCATGCTGCGGGAACACGGCGAAGGAACCGTCCTGAACCTCACATCCACCGCAGGGCTGTCCGCCTACGAGGGCGGCGCGGGCTACAACGCCGCCAAGTTCGCCCAGCACGCCATGACCAACGCCCTGCGCCTTGAAGAGGTGGGCAACAACGTCCGGGTCATCGAGGTGGCTCCAGGGCTGGTACAGACCGAAGAGTTCGCGCTGAACCGCCTCGGCGACAAAGACGCAGCGGCCAAGGTCTACGCCGGGGTCGAGAAGCCCCTGACCGCTGATGACGTGGCAGATGTGGTCAACTACGCCGTCTCACTTCCTCACCACATCAACCTCGACCAGATCGTGGTCCGCCCGGTGGCGCAGGCCGCCAACCATAAGCTGGTCCGCAAAGAAGGCTAA